A genomic window from Lycium barbarum isolate Lr01 chromosome 4, ASM1917538v2, whole genome shotgun sequence includes:
- the LOC132635913 gene encoding uncharacterized protein LOC132635913 isoform X3: protein MISFDEEYDLEGIIVPVGNTESFVVTSPTAPIITVQLRAPVVVQTYQPKSVVTTVVASKHDYDSRAVPWDYQSKGKAKMMETAVAHGMTRSGRCYVPEDLNKGSSGKEHHQRRNITDTEAAEFWKKMQTKGYSVGEQLKKTPAQISIMSLLMSSEAHRDALVKVLSGVSISNETTSETLAAAIGQMVEVSKISFRDDELPPEGTEHNKALHITVRCGDKFVSRVLVDGGSGCNICPLNTLRSLKMDTREMKESRMKVRAFDGTQRGVIGEICLQLQVRPVEFPILFQVMDISSTYNLLLGRLWVHMAGAVPSTLHQCLKFEWGWEQIVVQGELSHPVYFERSIQVIEEMGELDAATFHAVEIMQAVKIGEIAGSDEIKMPSAAKMVASEMLKYGYQPKSGLGPKSNGIIEPIQLKQQKGTFGLGYDPMFGETSGTKRVFVPEQVPVQGQMIVPEVDEDIIEGMGNLFVTMVEEHCGETEADVETPTIRDAEPGEILQNWTVSPFLVRRESW, encoded by the coding sequence ATGATATCATTTGATGAGGAATATGACTTGGAGGGAATCATTGTGCCCGTTGGAAACACAGAGTCATTTGTCGTAACATCCCCAACTGCTCCCATCATCACAGTACAATTGAGGGCGCCAGTAGTTGTCCAGACATACCAACCAAAATCCGTGGTGACCACTGTTGTAGCAAGTAAGCACGATTATGATTCCAGGGCAGTCCCATGGGACTATCAATCGAAAGGGAAGGCTAAAATGATGGAAACTGCAGTCGCCCATGGAATGACAAGGTCAGGGAGATGTTATGTCCCGGAGGATTTAAACAAAGGAAGTTCAGGCAAAGAGCACCATCAAAGGAGAAACATTACTGATACCGAGGCAGCAGAATTCTGGAAGAAGATGCAGACCAAAGGTTATTCAGTTGGGGAACAGTTGAAGAAGACACCTGCCCAAATATCGATTATGTCTttgttgatgagttctgaagcccACAGGGACGCTTTAGTTAAGGTATTGAGTGGAGTCAGCATATCGAATGAGACGACGAGTGAAACGCTGGCCGCAGCAATCGGGCAGATGGTCGAAGTAAGCAAGATTTCTTTCCGCGATGATGAGCTTCCACCAGAAGGAACAGAACACAACAAGGCACTTCACATCACCGTGAGGTGCGGAGATAAGTTTGTATCTAGGGTACTTGTCGATGGAGGTTCAGGGTGTAACATTTGCCCTCTCAACACCCTGAGAAGTTTGAAGATGGACACGAGAGAAATGAAAGAAAGCCGTATGAAGGTCCGAGCCTTTGACGGGACACAAAGGGGTGTCATTGGAGAAATCTGTCTACAGTTGCAGGTCAGGCCCGTGGAATTCCCGATCCTTTTTCAAGTGATGGACATATCATCAACTTACAATTTGTTGTTAGGAAGGCTATGGGTCCATATGGCTGGAGCcgttccttccactttgcatcagtGTTTGAAATTCGAATGGGGCTGGGAGCAAATCGTAGTTCAGGGGGAACTTAGTCACCCCGTTTATTTCGAACGCTCTATTCAGGTTATTGAAGAAATGGGAGAATTAGATGCAGCCACCTTTCATGCTGTAGAAATCATGCAAGCTGTGAAAATAGGGGAAATAGCGGGATCTGATGAAATAAAGATGCCAAGCGCAGCAAAGATGGTAGCGTCAGAGATGTTGAAGTACGGTTACCAGCCAAAGTCTGGGTTAGGCCCGAAATCTAATGGCATAATTGAACCAATACAACTGAAGCAACAGAAGGGTACTTTTGGGCTCGGGTATGATCCTATGTTTGGAGAAACTAGCGGCACCAAGAGGGTTTTTGTGCCAGAACAAGTTCCTGTCCAGGGTCAGATGATTGTGCCAGAGGTCGATGAAGATATCATAGAAGGAATGGGGAACCTGTTCGTGACAATGGTTGAGGAGCATTGCGGGGAAACTGAAGCAGATGTCGAGACACCGACCATTCGtgatgccgaaccaggagagatcTTGCAGAATTGGACTGTCAGCCCATTCttggttcgccgggagtcttggtag